DNA sequence from the Gouania willdenowi chromosome 21, fGouWil2.1, whole genome shotgun sequence genome:
taatcagtattaattagtattaatcagtattaatagtattaattattattaattagtattaatcagtattaatcaCTATTAATCggtattaattagtattaatcagtattaattagtattaattagtattaatcagtattaattagtattaattagtattaatcagtattaattagtattaatcagtattaatcagtattaattagtattaatcagtattaattagtattaattagtaattatcagtattaatcagtattaattatttttaattagtattaatcagtattaatcaCTATTAATCggtattaattagtattaatcagtattaattagtattaattagtattaatcagtattaattattattaattagtattaatcagtattaatcaCTATTAATCggtattaattagtattaatcagtattaatcagtattaattagtaataatcagtattaattagtattaattagtattaatcagtatcacacacactcatgcacCACGCACCTACACAAGGATCAGTCTGTGTTCATACGGATCATATATTAAGGTGGAAtatgtttatattatatattattattaaagactGAAGaaggaacaaataaacaaaggaacGAATGAACAAAGCAAGGAAGGAACAATAGAGATTtaatcagctgactaatgtagatATAGATCTATGTTTTAGACTCACTAATGAAGAGTCAGACTCACTAATAAAGAGTCAGACTCACTAATAAAGAGTCAGAGTCACTAATAAAGAGTCAGACTCACTAATAAAGAGTCAGACTCACTAATAAAGAGTCAGACTCACTAATAAAGAGTCAGAGTCACTAATAAAGAGTCAGACTCACTAATAAAGAGTCAGACTCACTAATGAGAGTCAGACTCACTAATAAAGAGTCAGACTCACTAATAAAGAGTCAGACTCACTAATGAGGACTAATAATCACTGAGATCTTCTTCCAACAGGATGAATGCAACATCTTCAGGAATGTGTCCATGGATCAGTTCAAACGGATCAGAGAAGGAATCATTAGGTGAGTCTTTCCTTcatgtttaaaatataaaggTTGGTAGAGCAGGCATTTGATTGGATGATAGAGACAATGGTGGTATTTGATCAAATGAAACAACTGATGAGAAATAAAAGACATGAtacagaaaaaagagagaaagaaaggcTGGCAGACAATAACCGATCATATCAATGCATAAATATCCCAAACATGTAGAATTAATAAAGTGAACTGATATAGTTACAGTaagaggaggtggagctgaTCACTTTAATAAATCACTGATTATTATATTTACTCCCAAAGTGTATAAGTGGGTTAGGGTAATGTACCACTGATCCAATATTACAATGAACCATTATCCTGCATGTTATGAGGCTATGTTACATCTACGTGTAGACACATTTCTGGAAAGGATCAGTCAtctataatttaacaaaaaatcaaCCTCTGACAGCAATTCCACAAACaggaattatttttattacaaaataactAGATtcctgacagaaaaatacatgaaaagaataaatattctgTAAAACACTCATTTCTCACAGCAGGGATAACTTTATCCTGGttgttaaatcaccatggttactggttAGCTGttgaggctaaatcaccatggttactggttAGCTGttgaggctaaatcaccatggttactggttagctgtagaggctaaatcaccatggttacaggttagctgtagagactaaatcaccatggttacaggttagctgtagaggctaatcaccatggttacaggttagctgtagaggctaaatcaccatggttacaggttagctgtagaggctaaatcaccatggttacaggttagctgtagaggctaaatcaccatgggtacggttagctgtagagactaaatcaccatggtttacaggttagctgtagaggctaaatcaccatggttacaggttagctgtagaggctaaatcaccatggttacaggttagctgtagaggctaaatcaccatggttacaggttagctgtagaggctaaatcaccatggttacaggttagctgtagaggctaaatcaccatggttacaggttagctgtagaggctaaatcaccatggttacaggttagctgtagaggctaaatcaccatggttacaggttagctgtagaggctaaatcaccatggttacaggttagctgtagaggctaaatcaccatggttacaggttagctgtagaggctaaatcaccatggttacaggttagctgtagaggctaaatcaccatggttacaggttagctgtagaggctaaatcaccatggttacaggttagctgtagaggctaaatcaccatggttacaggttagctgtagaggctaaatcaccatggttacaggttagctgtagaggctaaatcaccatggtacaGTAGCTGTAGAGGCTGTATACCTCTGTTTACCACActgtataaatgtgtttatttattgatcacagattaataatgagaaagctgtggatatacagagagggaggggcttcagggacagggCGGAGCACTAAGGCTCCCTATGACAAAGCATCAGCAACAGCAtccaacacatccaacacatccaacacatccaacacatccaacacatCCAACAGCACCACTGAGCTGCTTCCTCTAGTCATTagaatttaatgtttagtgctgagttcatcaaacactcactagtctcattaattacatattaaataattgtgttACATCATCGTCTTTTATTAAACactgacaggtgttaaaaaacatgatcagtgtgtgatcagaTGTATTCTTTTGATCAATAACCCTCCATGTGATTGATCAGATGTATTTTTTGATCAATAACCTCCATGTGATTGATCAGATGTATTCTTTGATCAATAACCTCCATGTGATGATCAGATGTATTCTTGATCAATAACCTCCATGTGATTGATCAGATGTATTCTTTGATCAATAACCTCCATGTGATTGATCAGATGTATTCTAGCCACTGACATGACGAGACACAACGAGATCCTGAACAAGTTCAAGTCCATCCAGCCCTGCTTTGACTTCAGCAACAAGGACCACACagatgtggtgtgtgtgtgtgtgtgtgtgtgtgtgtgtgtgtgtgtgtgtgtgtgtgtgtagtatggGGGTGAACGAGTGAataatgaatgagtgaatgttCCTTTCAGCTGATGATGATCCTGATCAAAGTCAGTGATATATCCAATGAGGCGCGGCCTATGGAGGTTGCTGAGCCCTGGCTGGACTGTTTACTACAAGAGTTCTTCAACCAGGTTAGTCACATGactgaggtcagaggtcaactTGTGAGAGGTAGCATGAATGAAGGAATGAAtgaatttcaattcaactttatgtaTATAGCGCAGGCAACAGTCATCTTAACTTAACAATATAAAGTCcacagtaagaaagaaaaacccaacaaggtccacatgaacaagcatttagagacaataggaagaaaaaactcccttattttgtttttataacaggaagaaatctctgtTTGAAcgaggttcagaggtggcagtcatttgctgtgactggttggggttagagAACAGAACGACCAACAgcataggatagaaggatagaacatcagagtgtcccagactagttgagtcggGAACAGGGACCACCAGTGATCACCAGGtgatcaggaaccaccagctccagcatcaagacacctgaaacagaaaagagaaccCTCAGAGGGCGAGGAGagggcacagactgcaggaaaaacatgatacactcgttcctagtggttaggttaatattaaacGTCTTGCAGCATCCTCCATGTTCTGAAATGTTACCACTACAGATGAGGTTTCATCTTGTACTGGGCACATGTAATGATCTCACAGATCACTATAAAGGGGACCTTGTCCGCTTTAACTTATTGCAATTATACAATGTACGCTTTAGTAAATGAATAGGTTTTGAATGTAACAGTCTCTCGCTATGGTCTGAGGTGTTGACCATTGCgtgtaatggtctgtgattgtgaccaaaacAACAAGACCAAGTCAGTTtaaggttattgctattatatgttatacgctttagtaaataagtaggttttgagttcagccttaaaggtgtagagagtagcagcctcctgtagtaagactgggagctggttctaaaggggaggagcctggtagctgaatgctccgcctcctgttctacttctagacactttaggaacttccagaagaccatcAGACTGAGAGTGGAGTGTTACGATaaggcactaacaggtctctatagATTAAAAGAGCTAGATCATGTAGatctttgtatgctaacaggaggattttaaactctatctagattttacaggaagccaacactgtagaaatatgctctctcctgttagtattctagctgcagcattctgaattaactggatactttttagtgagttactaggacatcctgacagtagttCAGTCAGAACcactttagtcaaaataaatgatttatttataataaatgtgcattaggaTTTCTATAGCATTTTTGAGCGCTTCACATGAATATGCATGCAATTATATATGGTGGTATGGGTCTGTTCCATGACTTCCTTGCCCTTTCCGGAAGCTCACATGGAAAGCTGGAGGTAGGGAGCGCACTCCTCTCTGACCTTCCCTGAGccctagctaaaggctaaagcaaagagagcggttagcagaaacccccctggaacagaacaattcactaatgcactgtgaacgtacgtatagcatttagcatagcacaattatggttttcatcttggggaactgactgcacatgcacaaacacatgaaaacatgctatgggaacagaggcagagcaattaaaacaaataatcaaaatatcaattcactgtTGGGTAGGCACttcctaccttgcctaccctgactgcaagTCACTGGTTCGGAGTGGGTGTGCTCCTGTTATACTTGCCTGGAGCATCCGGCGGGTGACTCACAGCTGGCTGTGGTGGAGTTTTCCGTCCTCGGAGTTGACTGGCATTGAAGCGTCTGTGTGGGAGCATCTGGTGGTGTTGCAGAAAGCTGCGGGAAAGTCTCTGTTATTGGCTCCAGTTGACGTTGAAGCGGCTCTGCTTTTAATGGCGCGAGGGTCATTGATGTCTGTGGGTGATCCTCCTTCATCAGCTGGCAGTGAAGTGGTGCTGCAGTAGCATGTCTCTGGACTGCAGCTTTGAGGAGGTTTTGACGGGCTACAGAGGAGGTTTTTGGCCGGTGGAAATTTAATCCAGGCGGTGGTAGAGGCGTCTTCCTGGCGGTTGTTTCGGTCGCTTAATTGGACTGAGTTTGTCGATATTTTCGTAATGAGAGAACTTCAAAACGATTGTGGAGAGTAAGCTGTGGAGGAGGGACgccattttctgtattattCTGTCGTCTATGTCCGCGGACAAAAACCTCAGCCCACGATGGCAGGTGTGGTGTGGAACAGGACAGTCCTGGACCTGGATTCTCACAGGGAACTCTGTCATTGTCACATGGAATATTATGgaggaaggatgacagcgctactGACTGCTGTACAACCGTTGTCTGTATATTTGGTGAgtaattcatctttttttttagctcattaCAAAGGCGATGAATCTCTTCCGTAGTTTGGTCATTTCTTTTTTGGCATTTAGGTGGGGAGTAGCGTCTCCATCGTCTGTCGATGTGTTTATAGATGCGGCCATCTTAGCGTGTATATTGAatgattaattcattaatttattatataattaattaatccaaAACGCAGCTGCCCGCCTCCTCACCCACACCCGCTTCCGTGACCACTTCACCCCTGTCCTCCAaaacctccactggctccccgttCCTCAGCGCATCgaattcaaactcctccttctcaCCCATAAAGCCCTTAAGAATcaggcccctccccctcctaccTCACAGATCTGCTCCACCCCTACGCTCCCTCCCGCAGCCTCCGCTCCTCAGATGAAAACCACCTCACTGTCCACAGGACCAAGCACAGAACCTGGGGGGACAGAGCTTTCTCTGTAGCTGCCCCCACCCTATGCAACTCACTACCAAACCACATCCACTACTGCACCGACCTCCATCTTTTAaatcaaaactcacctgtttcactcatttattttctctattttatattttcttctatcaatgctcttgttgtttttatgctctaaagcagtgattttcaactggtgggtcgcaaatctgtactgggtgggtcacggaaagctgggcaaaaaaaaaaacaaaaaaaaaaaacttaatttctgTCTCGTGTgacttcttttattttgaaagaaacttttcttttgacaggcatgctgtgaaaagcaTTGCATAGCAAAACATAtagaattatgttttaaaaaagattatatatgcgtgttttcaacagctatctttgaaaaaaatgttgaattaaaaaacaaaatagtgGGTTGCGATTTGATGACCGAGGTAAAATGTGGGACCATTAGGGACTGGACCATGGTAGACCATTAGGGACTGGACCATGGTAGACCATTAGGGACTGGACCATGGTAGACCATTAGGGAATGGACCATGGTAGACCATTAGGGACTGGACCATGGTAGACCATTAGGGACTGGACTATGGTAGACCATTAGGGACTGGACCATGGAGGACCATTAGGGACTGGACCATGGTAGACCATTAGGGACTGGACCATGGAGGACCATTAGGGACTGGACCATGGTAGACCATTAGGGACTGGACCATGGTAGACCATGGTGGAAGTTCTGGATACACTGGGATAGCAGCAGATTGTAATGACAGGGTGAATATGTGGGTTGGTTCTGGTACCTGCTCAGCTCATCCCTTCAGAATCAGTCTCAGTCTTAACTGGTCCCACCTGATGTTGGCTGGTGGTCATTGGGTTGGTTTAGGGTCAGAGGTTGTCATCAGAATCACATGGTCCAGATAATCAAAGCAGTTTCCTGTGATCAGAGCGATATGGAGAAGCTGGAGGGCCTCCCCGTCACACCGTTCATGGACCGGGACAAGGTGACCAAACCCTCGTCTCAAACGGGCTTCATCAGATTTGTTCTGCTGCCTCTGTTCATGGAGCTGAAGAACTTGTTCCCCTGCCTGGAGGTACCTGGTACACACGTCTATTAACTACATGTATTTCACATCTAATCACTTTCAATGTGTTACAAACATAGCAACACATCATCCACCCTGTCCAAAAGGCTCTGACTACTACACTGAGATGGAGACGGCTTTGGAGCGAGAGAATCAGAACCAGAACTGAGCTCATAGTGAGAACCCTGTGAAATGAGAGGAAGCAGATGGGACAACCACAAGGACTGACCCAGTACCTGGACCCCTGGTTCTGTTAGACCAGTAGCTGACCCTGTTCTGTTCTGGTGAACACATTATAAACAGAATGTTCTTCTTTAGGTTTGGACCTCATGTGATGGACTTTattcatgaatgaatgaatgctgtTCCTCATTATTATCCTGAGTTCTATCAGTTCTGAAGTCTTTGACATGTTACCAGTCttagtttttaagtttttgtttgtattttaatcatttttaaaaaaatgtttaggtTAAATTAgactttgtttatttctgttgttgatgAGTTTTCTGTTTGAACAGCATCTGTCAGTGTTTGGGTTAAAAAGATTTGACCTTATACGTCCTGAGTCAGTACGAATGGTTCTAAGGTGCGTTTACACCAATGCAGTCACTTCATTTACCAgagatgagtcgcttgaacatagagGAACTTTTTCACACAACGACCagggaactgtgtgtgtgtgtgtgtgtgtgtgtgtgtgtgtgtgtgtgtgtgtgtgtgtgtgtgtgtgtgtgtgtgtgtgtgtgtgtgtgtgtgtgtgtatatgtgtgtgtgtgtgtgtgtgtgtgtgtgtgtgtgtgtgtctgtgtgtgtgtgcgcgtgtgtgtgtgtgcgcgtgcgtgtgtgtgtgtgtgtgtgtgtgtgtaagtcaatcaatcaatcaatctttatttgtatagcgccaaatcataaccaatggtatctcaagacactttacagtagagcagtcttaaggacggactcttcattttatggatacacacatatgcatatatacgtatatacacatacatatgtatcccacacccaacatgaattcatcatggcggcaaggaaaaccttctgttaagcagcaggaaccttgtgtggatcccattcctatgatgaacagccatccacgttatgctgtgttgggtgtgtgcagaggaaagggtggagacagagccgctgagactctgtaactccacactgaggatcccacggacctgcaagacaaaagccagaaggagtacaggagcaaacacacaagggagtaagcagacatagagggagtgtttgaaagaggaatgggaccctctccggtccctctctaacctaaatgacctctctcttaacgccctctccaacctctctccaaccgagcatgccagaccccccccccccggcagtctatgcctattgcatcttaattatgagctatgagctggttcctaactaaaagctttatcaaagaggaatgttttgagcctaaccttaaaggtagagagggtgtctgccccccgaaccgtggttggtagatggttccagagaagtggggcctgataactgaaagctcttcctcctatactacttttagagatgaatggaacaacgagtagtccagcattttgagagcgtagtgttctggggggattgtatggcactacaagctccttgagatagactggtgcctgtccatttagggctttataagtgagaagaagaatcttgaattctattctatattttatgggaagccaatgcagagaggctaatacaggagtactgtgatctcttctcctagttttagtcagtacacgtgctgcagcattttgaaccagctgaagtgtcttaagcgacttgctcgggcagcctgctaaaagagaattacaataatccagtctagaggtaacaaaagcatggactagtttttcggcgtcgccctgagacaggatagatctgattttagcaatgttacggagatgaaagaaggcagttcttgaagtttgttttatgtgagagttgaaggataaatcctgatcaaatagaaccccaaggtttctaacagttgtgctttgtgccagagtaatgccatctagggcagttaggctagcataggtttctctaaggtgtcgcggggcccagtacaatgacctcagtcttgtctgagttgagaagaagaaaattttggtccatccaggccctaatgtcctttagacaggcctcaagtttagatagctgatttgtctcacctgacttcattgatacatacagttgggtatcatcagcatagcagtggaagttaacagagtattttctcataacattaccaagggggatcatatagatgcagaagaggattggacctagcacagagccctgaggaaccccgtagcttactttagtgtacacagaagacttattattcacgtgtacaaactggtacctatcagataggtaggacttaaaccagtttagggcagtccctgtgattccaagtaatttctctaatctctctagtagaatatagtgatctatagtgtcaaaagctgcactaagatctaataaaaccagcactgagagtcgtccttcatctgaagcccagagtagatcattagttactttaactaaagcagtctctgtgctgtgttgagctctaaaacctgactggaagtcctcgaacaggctgttgttttgaagaaattcacagagctgagctgccacaactttctcaagaatctttgaaataaaaggaagattagatataggcctgtagtttgctaaagtgctggaatcaagagtaggttttttgagaaggggtttgattacagctactttaaaggactgtggcacgtagcctattgttagggatatatttattgtctccaacaaagatgggcagactaggggaacaacttctttaaacagcttagttgggatcggatctgaaaggcaggtcgatggtttggaggatgaaataatagagttaagttcctgaagtcctatatgtgtgaaacagtttaggttaggcctatttacatttaatggtacagcaggcccaggtgaaggcagggagtggctaattttatctctaatcttgtgaattttatcgttaaaaaatgtcataaagtcctcacagctgagggctagaggaatcatgggctcaatagagctctgactttgtgttagcctggctacagtgctgaaaaggtacctcggattatttttattttcttcaattagtgaggagtagtatgtagatggactatgtcgtaaggctgtcatgtatttactatggctttcttgccaaagtattcgtgactcctctgttttattggagcgccacattctctctaatttacgggttgtttgtttgagtgtgtgagtttcagagctaaaccacggagctttcctctgacgtttaatagttttttccctcaatggggcaattgagtccaaggtggattttagtagactagcagagctatcgacaagcagatccagttgagaggggttataattaatatcatagttatttattggatggtgcactgagtttaaggcagcaggaatggcctctttaaatttagccacagcactattggacagatttctacttgtaactattttattgcacagtgcgagatcctctaggataatgttaaaagatattaaaaagtgatctgattgCAGaagattttcagggtagacttttagttcattaatatcaaggccatatgttagaacaagatcaagagtatgatttaaacgatgagtagcttcattaatagtttgaaaaaagccaactgagtctattagggacataaaggctgagctcaggctatcactatctttgtccacatggatattaaaatctcctactatcagtattttatcagaactgaggactaagtttgatataaactcagagaattctgatagaaattcagaataagggcctggaggacggtaaattatcgcaaataagactggctggcaggtttttgattcgatatgagataaatttagaaccaggctttcaaaggaagtgtaactggcctttggtttaggatagattaggagagaggaatgataaatagctgctacaccacctccacggcctatgtctcgtggcatatgagtatttaaatgactgggaggagtggcttcatttaaactaacatattcatcttgatacagccatgtttcagttaaacagaataaatcaaagttattttctgagataaggtcatttactagtagagatttggatctcagtgatctaatatttaatagagcacatctaatggttttatgttttggtgtttctagatttgagattttaatttttttcagatttttataattgatagctcttttatttgattt
Encoded proteins:
- the LOC114455725 gene encoding high affinity cGMP-specific 3',5'-cyclic phosphodiesterase 9A-like, coding for MDQFKRIREGIIRCILATDMTRHNEILNKFKSIQPCFDFSNKDHTDVLMMILIKVSDISNEARPMEVAEPWLDCLLQEFFNQSDMEKLEGLPVTPFMDRDKVTKPSSQTGFIRFVLLPLFMELKNLFPCLEQHIIHPVQKALTTTLRWRRLWSERIRTRTELIVRTL